From the Zymomonas mobilis subsp. pomaceae ATCC 29192 genome, the window TTCGCGGCTAAACTATCAAATTTCTGGGAGAGCGCTTCTTCTGTAGCCTTTAATTGCTCTATTTGTATCGAATAGGCTTTTTCCCGCTCTTCTTCACCCCGTTTATAGGCTGCCTGTTCTGCTGTTAAAGAGGACGCCTTTTCACGCCAGCTTTCCAAATCCCGTTCAAGCTGCGGAATTCTTTTGATCTGCACTTCTGCCTTGGCAAGATCCAAAGCCACGTTTTTCAGGCTATCCTTGTCCTTTTTAAGATGTTTTATATAGCAGAATAAAGGCAATGCGCCGAATATAAGGCCTAAAATTAATGCAATGATCGGCAAAAGCGCATTCATTAACAGCTTTCCTTGATTTTGAAGAAAGGGAAAGAGTCCCTAACCCCTTTCCTATAAGCCTGAAAAAACGCTTTTACCGTACCTAGTAACTAATCCAAGTCCAAGTTATGAGGCTTAATAGACCTCTTCACGATTTTTACGCTCTTTTAATAGCTTTTTCATCAATATACCGCGTTTTAATCGCGACAAATGATCTATAAAAAGAATGCCTTCAAGATGATCAATCTCGTGTTGAAGACAGGTGGCCAGCAACCCATCAAGACGCTCTTCATGCGGCATCCCGTTACGATCAAGCCATTTAGCATGAATAACTTTAGGCCGTTTTACATCAGCATATTGATCAGGGACAGATAAACAGCCTTCGTTATAAATAGATTCTTCATCACCTTCCGGTGTTATCTCGGGATTGATGAAAACTAGCGGCGTATGTTTATTTTTATCCTTGCCTTTATCGTTATCTTTACCCTCATTTTCATCAGGTGACTGAAGATCAATCACCAACAATCGCTTGGCAACCCCGACTTGAATAGCCGCTAATCCGATACCCGGGGCTTTATACATCGTTTCAAACATATCATCGATCAGGGTCTGTAGATTCTGATCAAAATTTTCTACAGGCACTGATTTTTCACGAAGACGAGGATCAGGCACTTCTATGATGGGCAATACCGCCATAATTACTTTCTCTAAAACGAGTTTTCAGGCTACGGGCCGTCTGGCGCGTAGGGCTTGAGCCAAGGTGCCATCATCTAAATAGTCAAGTTCCCCCCCAACAGGCAAACCATGCGCTAATTGTGTGATACGCACCGGCATATTTTCTAAACTATCAGTGATATAATGGGCTGTTGTCTGACCTTCCAGTGTCGCATTCATCGCCAGCACTACTTCTTTGATTTTACCACCTTTAACCCGATTGATCAAAGCTTCTATGGTAAGATCTTCGGGTGTTATCCCATCAAGCGCTGACAACCGGCCCCCCAAAACGTGGAATCGTCCTGAAAACAAACGCGAGCGATCCAGTGCCCATAAATCGGCGACCTCTTCAACCACACAAAGCAAAGCATCATCACGGCGAGGATCGGAACAGACAGAACACGGATTAGTCGTATCAATATTACCGCATTCAGAACAAACCGTCAGGCTTTCTTGTACTGTTTCCAACGCCTTTGCCAGACTATGAAGCGCGGTTTCTTTCTTCTTGATAAGATAAAGTGCAGCACGACGGGCAGAGCGCGGCCCGAATCCCGGTAAACAGGATAAACTTTTTATAAGGTTTTCAATAGGAGAAGCGGACATAGTCAATCTGATAAACATTTCCATAAAAATCGGTAGCCTATTTACCATGAAAGGCCGCTCAAAATCGGGTTTTTTCTATAAAATTGAAAAAATTATGTTAATTCCCGACTTGCAATCTCGGACTGATCACGCTCTTTTCTGCGTTATGAAAATTATCTTCATGGGGACGCCCGACTTCGCTTTGCCGACGCTTAATGCGCTTGTAAAAGCAGGACACGATATTCTCGCGGTTTATTCTCAGCCACCCCGACCAGCCGGTCGGGGCAAAGCCCCGCGGCCTTCGCCTGTCGAACAACGGGCACGCGCGCTTCATATAGAAGTACGCACACCCGAATCTTTAAAAAGCGCTGAGGTTCAAAAGGCATTTTCAGCTTTAAATGCCGATGTTGCCGTCGTTGCAGCTTATGGCTTGATCTTACCGGCAAATATATTGGCAATGCCTAAAATGGGATGCCTGAATGTTCATGGTTCACTTCTACCAAGATGGCGGGGGGCCGCCCCTGTGCAAAGGGCTATTTTAGCCGGAGATGAAGAAACGGGTGTAACCATTATGCGGATGGAGCGGGGCCTTGATACGGGGCCAATGCTCAAAATCGGGAAAACACCGACGGCTGATAAAAATGCCGCGATACTCTCTGATGAGATTGCCGAGTTAGGTGCAAAATTAATGGTAGAGGTTCTGAATGCGCCCTCAGATTATCCACCACAGCCACAACCCGAAGAGGGGATAACTTACGCGGCCAAGATTGAAAAAGCAGAGGCCCTACTCGATTTTTCAAAGGGAGCCGTCCAAGCTGAACGCCAGATAAGAGCCTTTGCGCCTAAACCGGGAGCCTTTTTTCTCTATAAAGAAGAAAGAATCCGAATATTAGAAGCCCAAATATCCCCGCAAGCGGGCGCTATCGGGAAAGTTTTAAATGATAGCCTTTTAATCGGATGTGGCACGGATTCTTTGCAACCTGTTGTGGTTCAACGCGCAGGTCGTAATCAGATGAAATTGGCGGATATGTTGCGCGGCTTTACTATTGATGTGGGTACCACACTTTCATGAAGCGTTATCGCCTGACAGTAGAGTTTGACGGTCGCCCCTTTATGGGATGGCAACGACAAAAACATGGGCCATCGGTTCAGGGCGCTATCGAAGAAGCGGGCTTTTCGATAACCAATCACCCTTCCCCTGTTCAAGCGGCAGGACGCACGGACGCGGGTGTTCATGGTTTAGCCATGACAGCGCATATTGATATAGCCCGTGAATTTACGCCTTTTCGGCTTATGGAAGCCTTAAACGCGCGTCTAAAACCGCAACCCATTGCCATTTTGGCCTGTGAATCTGTGGATAGCGAATGGCATGCCCGATTTTCCTGTGTTGGGCGGCGCTATCTTTACCGTATTATTAATCGGCGTGCGCCCTTAGCATTAGAGGCTGGCCGCGCATGGCGTATTACGAAACCTTTGGATGCCGAGGCGATGGACAAAGCCGCCAAAAGACTGATCGGGTTACATGATTTTACAACTTTCCGTTCGGTGCATTGTCAGTCGCAAAGCCCTGTCAAAACATTGGATAATCTTGATGTCACACGAAACGGCGATAGTATCGAAATAACAGCCGCCGCCCGATCTTTTCTTCACCATCAAGTGCGCTCGATGGTGGGGTGCTTGGCCCTGGTGGGGCAAGGGCAATGGAATGCGGATACTATGTCGGAGGCATTGGAAGCCCGTAATAGAGCAGCATTAGGCTTCAATGCGCCCCCTGATGGCCTCTATTTTACACAAGCTATTTATTGATTATAAGAAGCTATGACGCATTCAGAAATGAATACCGACGCATTACCCTATACCCCTGTCGCAGATGGTATCCGGATTGCCTTGCGCGTTACGGCGCGCGCCAGCAAGACCGGATTCACCCAGCTTGATAAAGATAGTTCGGGACGGGGGCTTTTTCGTATTCGGGTAGCAGCACCTCCGGTTGAGGGCGCTTCTAATAAAAATCTTATGGCTTATTTGTCCAAACAGTTTTCGGTTTCAAAAACGGCTGTCAGCATTGATTCTGGGGAACATTCGAAAATCAAAATTATTCATATTACAGGTAATGCGCCTGAACTGTCCCAAATAGCGGATAAGGTCATTTCTAAAATTAGCTAAGCCTCATTAAGCATCCTATAAGGCTGGATGGTTTATCTAGCCTTATAGAAGCTGTTTTTTT encodes:
- the fmt gene encoding methionyl-tRNA formyltransferase, with the protein product MKIIFMGTPDFALPTLNALVKAGHDILAVYSQPPRPAGRGKAPRPSPVEQRARALHIEVRTPESLKSAEVQKAFSALNADVAVVAAYGLILPANILAMPKMGCLNVHGSLLPRWRGAAPVQRAILAGDEETGVTIMRMERGLDTGPMLKIGKTPTADKNAAILSDEIAELGAKLMVEVLNAPSDYPPQPQPEEGITYAAKIEKAEALLDFSKGAVQAERQIRAFAPKPGAFFLYKEERIRILEAQISPQAGAIGKVLNDSLLIGCGTDSLQPVVVQRAGRNQMKLADMLRGFTIDVGTTLS
- a CDS encoding DUF167 domain-containing protein, whose translation is MTHSEMNTDALPYTPVADGIRIALRVTARASKTGFTQLDKDSSGRGLFRIRVAAPPVEGASNKNLMAYLSKQFSVSKTAVSIDSGEHSKIKIIHITGNAPELSQIADKVISKIS
- the truA gene encoding tRNA pseudouridine(38-40) synthase TruA, coding for MKRYRLTVEFDGRPFMGWQRQKHGPSVQGAIEEAGFSITNHPSPVQAAGRTDAGVHGLAMTAHIDIAREFTPFRLMEALNARLKPQPIAILACESVDSEWHARFSCVGRRYLYRIINRRAPLALEAGRAWRITKPLDAEAMDKAAKRLIGLHDFTTFRSVHCQSQSPVKTLDNLDVTRNGDSIEITAAARSFLHHQVRSMVGCLALVGQGQWNADTMSEALEARNRAALGFNAPPDGLYFTQAIY
- the def gene encoding peptide deformylase, with the protein product MAVLPIIEVPDPRLREKSVPVENFDQNLQTLIDDMFETMYKAPGIGLAAIQVGVAKRLLVIDLQSPDENEGKDNDKGKDKNKHTPLVFINPEITPEGDEESIYNEGCLSVPDQYADVKRPKVIHAKWLDRNGMPHEERLDGLLATCLQHEIDHLEGILFIDHLSRLKRGILMKKLLKERKNREEVY
- the recR gene encoding recombination mediator RecR; protein product: MSASPIENLIKSLSCLPGFGPRSARRAALYLIKKKETALHSLAKALETVQESLTVCSECGNIDTTNPCSVCSDPRRDDALLCVVEEVADLWALDRSRLFSGRFHVLGGRLSALDGITPEDLTIEALINRVKGGKIKEVVLAMNATLEGQTTAHYITDSLENMPVRITQLAHGLPVGGELDYLDDGTLAQALRARRPVA